The Balnearium lithotrophicum genome segment AAGATTAACTCCTACGTTAACAGGTACAAAGGAGAGGTTCTATCAGTAGACGAGTGGGGAAAGAGACAGCTTGCCTATCCTATTAACGACTACGACAAGGGCTACTACGTTCTTGAATACATCAGAACGAACGAGAGGGACTTTGTAAAGAATATGGAAAACTTTTTCAGAATTAACGAGGATGTAATTAGATTCCTCCTCTTTAGACTTAAACCTTCCGAAGTTAAGGAGCTAAAGGAGAAACTTTCAAAGAAGGAGGAGGAAAAGGTAGCCGTTGAAGAGAATAAGGGAGAGGAATAATGGCAAACCTTAACAAGGTTTTTCTCATAGGAAGGTTAGTTGCTGACCCTCAACTTCAACACACAAGCAGCGGAACTCCATTTACGAGGCTGAGAATAGCTGTAAACAACCCTTACAGGGACAGGGACGGAAACTGGCAGGACAATACCCTATTTATTGATGTTGTTCTTTGGGGTGCTGCAGCGGACAGAGCTGTTGGCAGATTCAACAAGGGAGATAGGGTTTTAGTTGAAGGGAGTTTAAGGCAGTCAACCTGGAAGACGGAAAGTGGAGAAAACAGGAGCAAAATTGAGGTTAGGGCTGATAGGGTTTCTGCCCTTGACCCAAGAAGGGAAGTTTTAGAGGAAGAAGAGGAAATTGACGACATTGAATTTTAAGGAGGTAAGAAATGGCAAATGGACTTCCACAGAGGAGATTTGTTAGGAGAAAGTACTGTAAGTTCTGTGCTGAGAAGATAGAAAAGATTGACTATAAAAACGTTGACTTATTAAAGTCATTTGTCTCTGAAAGGGGAAGAATTATTCCAAGGCGTATTTCAGGTGTCTGTTCAAAGCACCAGAGACAGCTTGCAAGAGCTGTTAAGAGAGCAAGACACTTAGCACTTCTTCCATTTGTGAAGATTGATTAAATGGAAAGACTAAAACCGTTAATAGTTCTGTTTCTCTTAACGGTTTCTACAGGATTAATGCTAAGAAGTCCCAGCTTGATACCGTTTGGGCTGGGACTTTCAATATTTATTCCCCCAGTTTTTATAAGGGTTCTGAGGGAGTACAGTCTCTTCTGGAGCTCCCTTTTAACATTTCCTGCGTTATTGTTCCTTTTCTTTCTGAACAGGGAATCACTCTTGGATGTTTCTTCAGTTATAGTTTTAGGAGCTCTATTCTTCCTAATGAAAAACTTTTCCCCGAGTATAACCGTTACAACTGGAGGGGTTTTCCTTACATTCGTAACGGTTTTAGAGGAGACTTTATTTGGACTTCCTAAGGAAGTTGGTCCGTTAAAGGAGTTACTAAGTTACAGGTACGGCATCTACTTCTTTTCATCCTCACTCTTTTCCTATCTATCCTACGGTATCTCAAGGCTTTTCTGTAGAGAGCTCCGACCTTTAAGCAACCTCAAGTACGGTTTCTGGTTGGTTATTCTTTTTATCCTTTCTGCGTTAGGGGTTGTTCTAAAATTAAGTGGAGTATTGGGTGAAGTCTCAAAAAATCTTCTAATTGTTTCCATTTCCCTGATTTCACTTCAGGGGTTAACCGTTTCACTGTGGTTTTGGTCAAAACTTTCCAACCTGTGGAAGTTGATAACGGGAATTTCAATTATTATTTTTCCAGCTGCACTGTTTGTCCTTTCGGCTATTCTTGGACTTTTGGACTACATGCTAAACTTTAGAAAACTTGAAGGAGGTGAGGAAAATGAAAGTAATACTAATTAGGGATATGGAAAACTTAGGAAAGGTTGGAGACATTGTTAACGTAAAGGACGGCTATGCAAGGAATTACTTGATTCCCGAAGGCATAGCCCTACCTGCAACGGACAGCAATGTAAGAAGGGTAAAGAACGAACTTCAATCACTAAGGAAAAAGGCTGAAAGACAGATTCAGAGGTTTAAAGAAATTGCCGAAAAGCTCAACCAGACAAGGGTGACTATTGAGCACGAGGCAGGTGAAGAAGGAAAACTTTTTG includes the following:
- the rpsF gene encoding 30S ribosomal protein S6 — protein: MREYYYEMVYILRPTMSDEETKAAIEKINSYVNRYKGEVLSVDEWGKRQLAYPINDYDKGYYVLEYIRTNERDFVKNMENFFRINEDVIRFLLFRLKPSEVKELKEKLSKKEEEKVAVEENKGEE
- the rpsR gene encoding 30S ribosomal protein S18, which produces MANGLPQRRFVRRKYCKFCAEKIEKIDYKNVDLLKSFVSERGRIIPRRISGVCSKHQRQLARAVKRARHLALLPFVKID
- a CDS encoding single-stranded DNA-binding protein, which produces MANLNKVFLIGRLVADPQLQHTSSGTPFTRLRIAVNNPYRDRDGNWQDNTLFIDVVLWGAAADRAVGRFNKGDRVLVEGSLRQSTWKTESGENRSKIEVRADRVSALDPRREVLEEEEEIDDIEF
- the rplI gene encoding 50S ribosomal protein L9, which translates into the protein MKVILIRDMENLGKVGDIVNVKDGYARNYLIPEGIALPATDSNVRRVKNELQSLRKKAERQIQRFKEIAEKLNQTRVTIEHEAGEEGKLFGSVTTSQIEKALHKAGFEDVEKKQIVLEKPIREIGTYEVKIHLFKDIEATVTVDVVPLKK